A region of Moorena producens PAL-8-15-08-1 DNA encodes the following proteins:
- a CDS encoding zinc ribbon domain-containing protein — translation MPKKVGVTRKISTQIVPVVGMTASVKAELLSTMKKLGIVRSESYNKLGSISHWGLNWKKAIPVVKSFRTPDTLGLPAKLMDWTINDVAKAITAQQAACIDAVVKNVYKRFPGKENQNKRKELCKQLKSLAFLDNSLLHRLVRKEFQRGHSWVKNQIVYQQVGYRCKRLSRNTYQLELAGLRRGKRNKIVVRSNRKIKGQIRLIHNQILQRFEIHFLVDHGTVEIPADRRTIGVDKGYTEAFYDSDGQAHGKNLGKVATKKSDRICAKNRNRGKLWALHRKLEKIDPAKSARILEKNLTRKTENRRYRQNQSELTAIIGAASKSLFNGEALKVFAEDLTQPIRNKRQSKAVSRKLNSWMKGVMRDSLQKWANWTGSVVTEVQPSYTSQIDSRTGTLLGKRTGDNFTGFDGVVLQADYNAALNILARGTDFEITRYMKKTEVQAVLLRRTARCLEGMGLSLLDAVELGWLDLKHSKTQAFKQLLVEMPGTPRQTSGRFNSNYCMTTPHSGDNKVNLDRFIPDYSDL, via the coding sequence ATGCCCAAGAAAGTAGGAGTAACTAGGAAAATATCGACTCAAATCGTCCCAGTAGTAGGGATGACTGCGTCGGTTAAGGCCGAATTACTATCTACAATGAAAAAGCTGGGCATTGTCAGATCTGAGTCTTACAACAAGCTCGGGAGCATTAGCCACTGGGGACTGAATTGGAAAAAAGCCATTCCAGTGGTTAAAAGCTTTAGGACTCCCGACACCTTGGGGTTGCCTGCTAAATTAATGGACTGGACCATTAATGATGTAGCAAAGGCCATCACAGCTCAGCAGGCAGCCTGTATAGATGCAGTAGTAAAAAATGTCTACAAAAGATTCCCTGGAAAAGAGAACCAAAACAAGCGAAAGGAGCTTTGCAAACAACTTAAAAGTTTAGCATTTCTGGATAACTCACTTTTACACAGACTTGTTAGAAAGGAGTTTCAGAGAGGACATTCCTGGGTTAAAAACCAGATAGTCTACCAACAAGTGGGTTATAGATGCAAAAGACTTTCCCGTAACACTTACCAACTAGAATTAGCTGGACTAAGGAGAGGAAAAAGGAACAAGATAGTTGTCAGGTCTAATCGAAAAATAAAAGGACAAATTAGATTAATCCACAACCAAATCCTACAAAGGTTTGAAATTCATTTTTTAGTAGATCATGGAACTGTAGAGATTCCTGCTGACCGCCGAACTATTGGAGTAGACAAGGGATACACCGAGGCTTTCTATGATTCAGATGGCCAAGCGCACGGGAAAAATCTGGGCAAGGTGGCAACCAAAAAATCTGATCGTATATGTGCAAAGAACCGTAATAGGGGTAAACTTTGGGCGCTTCACAGAAAGCTAGAAAAAATAGACCCAGCCAAATCTGCTCGAATATTAGAAAAGAACCTAACCAGAAAGACGGAAAACCGCCGTTACAGACAGAATCAATCAGAGTTGACGGCGATAATAGGAGCAGCCTCTAAGTCTCTTTTCAATGGAGAAGCTCTAAAAGTTTTTGCAGAAGATTTAACACAACCAATACGAAACAAACGCCAGTCCAAGGCCGTGTCCCGCAAACTGAATAGTTGGATGAAAGGAGTGATGCGGGACTCTTTGCAAAAATGGGCTAATTGGACTGGTTCGGTTGTCACAGAAGTTCAGCCTAGTTACACGTCGCAAATTGACTCCAGAACTGGAACCCTTCTTGGGAAAAGGACTGGGGACAATTTTACCGGATTTGACGGGGTCGTGTTGCAGGCTGACTATAATGCTGCTTTGAACATCCTTGCTCGCGGTACCGACTTCGAAATAACTCGGTATATGAAGAAGACCGAGGTTCAGGCAGTGTTGTTGCGTCGTACCGCGCGTTGCCTGGAAGGTATGGGACTGAGTCTGCTTGATGCGGTTGAGCTTGGTTGGCTTGACCTTAAGCATAGTAAAACTCAGGCTTTCAAGCAACTCCTGGTCGAGATGCCAGGAACGCCTAGACAGACGAGTGGCAGGTTTAACTCCAATTACTGTATGACCACTCCTCACTCAGGCGACAATAAAGTGAACCTTGACCGTTTTATACCGGATTATTCCGATTTATGA
- the guaA gene encoding glutamine-hydrolyzing GMP synthase, translating to MTNTAVTLRTNKLSYQKEALPVASLGEQLNRQMIVILDFGSQYSELIARRIRETNVYSEVLSYQTTAQQLQQLHPQGIILSGGPNSVYDDGAPLCDPEIWNLGIPVLGVCYGMQLMVQQLGGTVTRAKKAEYGKAALLIDHPTDLLSNVRDHSTMWMSHGDSCVTLPDGFEVLAHTQNTPCATIANYQKKLYGVQFHPEVVHSTDGLALIRNFVYNICECEPTWTTAAFIEEAIREVRAKVGDKRVLLALSGGVDSSTLAFLLHRAIGDKLTCMFIDQGFMRKGEPEQLVKLFEEEFCIRVEYVSARDRFLARLAGVTDPEEKRRRIGHEFIRVFEEESQRLGPFDYLAQGTLYPDVIESAHTNVDPKTGERVAVKIKSHHNVGGLPKNLRFKLVEPLRKLFKDEVRQLGRDLHLPEAIVRRHPFPGPGLAIRIIGEVTPERLNILRDADFIVRDEIRRQGMYNDFWQAFAVLLPIRSVGVMGDKRTYAHPIVLRFVSSEDGMTADWSRVPYDLLETISNRIVNEVKGVNRVVYDITSKPPGTIEWE from the coding sequence ATGACGAACACAGCAGTAACCCTAAGGACCAACAAACTATCTTACCAGAAAGAGGCATTGCCTGTAGCCTCTCTAGGAGAGCAGTTGAATCGCCAGATGATTGTGATTCTGGACTTCGGCTCTCAATACTCGGAACTGATTGCTCGTCGCATTCGCGAGACTAACGTTTACTCCGAGGTACTATCCTATCAGACCACAGCTCAACAGCTACAGCAGCTTCATCCCCAGGGCATCATTCTCTCTGGAGGGCCCAATTCCGTCTATGACGATGGAGCCCCCCTATGTGACCCAGAAATTTGGAATCTCGGTATACCCGTGCTAGGGGTTTGCTATGGGATGCAGTTGATGGTGCAACAACTAGGTGGAACAGTCACCAGGGCAAAAAAAGCTGAGTATGGCAAAGCCGCCTTACTAATTGATCACCCCACTGACTTACTGAGCAATGTGCGAGACCACTCAACCATGTGGATGAGCCACGGAGATTCCTGCGTGACTTTGCCAGATGGCTTTGAAGTCCTTGCCCATACTCAGAATACCCCTTGTGCCACCATTGCTAACTATCAGAAAAAACTTTATGGCGTGCAATTCCATCCAGAGGTTGTGCATTCAACCGATGGTCTTGCCCTAATCCGTAACTTTGTTTACAACATCTGCGAGTGTGAACCCACTTGGACCACTGCTGCTTTTATCGAGGAAGCGATTCGAGAAGTGCGTGCCAAGGTAGGGGACAAACGGGTTCTGCTGGCTCTGTCTGGTGGAGTAGATTCCTCTACCCTTGCTTTCTTACTCCATCGCGCAATTGGGGATAAACTAACTTGTATGTTTATTGACCAAGGCTTCATGCGCAAAGGGGAACCAGAGCAGTTGGTGAAGCTATTTGAGGAAGAATTTTGTATTCGAGTAGAGTATGTGAGCGCTCGCGATCGCTTTTTGGCTCGCCTTGCTGGTGTCACTGACCCAGAAGAAAAGCGTCGCCGCATCGGTCACGAATTCATTCGCGTCTTTGAAGAAGAATCCCAGCGTCTTGGTCCATTTGATTATTTAGCTCAGGGTACCCTCTATCCCGATGTGATTGAATCAGCCCATACTAACGTTGATCCCAAAACCGGTGAGCGGGTAGCTGTGAAAATCAAGAGCCATCACAATGTCGGAGGCTTACCTAAAAACCTGCGCTTCAAGTTGGTAGAACCATTACGCAAGCTATTTAAAGACGAAGTGCGCCAACTCGGTCGTGACCTCCACTTGCCAGAAGCGATTGTGCGCCGACATCCCTTCCCCGGACCAGGGTTGGCGATTCGCATCATTGGTGAAGTGACCCCAGAACGGTTGAATATTCTGCGAGATGCTGATTTCATCGTTCGAGATGAAATTCGCCGACAGGGGATGTATAACGACTTTTGGCAAGCCTTTGCCGTATTGCTCCCAATACGCAGTGTCGGAGTAATGGGGGACAAGCGCACTTACGCTCATCCGATTGTATTGCGCTTTGTTTCCAGTGAAGATGGTATGACCGCTGACTGGTCACGAGTACCTTATGACTTACTTGAAACTATTTCCAACCGGATTGTTAATGAAGTCAAGGGAGTTAATCGGGTAGTCTATGATATTACCTCTAAACCTCCTGGAACCATAGAGTGGGAATAG
- a CDS encoding choice-of-anchor E domain-containing protein, whose amino-acid sequence MTQSIAKTYSRLNVFLATTATTLVGMLATTGAANAASITHTQTIEWRPTTVDKSFILPKFDEALGTLESVTIDLIGFVKGNARAESQEGAPSTVTLDLASKIALILSEPDITLVEVKPLVSEQVGLSSYDGVLDFAGSSGVTLPERTASDRTSNTFMSGDSELSYFLGSGDQNLIFTALGTSTVTGAGNLLSGFQTEVAGEVTLTYEYQSVPEPTSVIGLGLVGLGLLTQTKRSKKS is encoded by the coding sequence ATGACTCAATCCATAGCAAAGACCTATTCCCGTCTGAACGTATTTCTAGCAACTACTGCGACTACTTTGGTTGGTATGCTGGCGACTACTGGTGCAGCTAATGCAGCTAGTATCACCCATACTCAGACCATTGAATGGCGACCGACAACTGTTGATAAATCTTTCATTCTCCCCAAATTCGATGAGGCTTTGGGGACTCTCGAAAGTGTCACGATTGACCTGATCGGATTTGTCAAGGGAAATGCCCGTGCGGAAAGCCAGGAAGGCGCTCCAAGTACAGTAACCTTGGATCTGGCATCTAAAATTGCCTTAATCTTGAGTGAACCTGATATTACCCTAGTTGAAGTGAAGCCCCTAGTTTCAGAACAGGTTGGTCTCTCTAGCTATGACGGTGTACTTGATTTCGCAGGATCTTCTGGAGTCACATTGCCTGAGCGTACCGCTTCGGATCGCACAAGTAATACGTTTATGTCTGGGGACTCTGAGTTGAGTTACTTTTTAGGATCTGGAGACCAGAACTTGATCTTCACAGCACTTGGTACTTCCACAGTAACGGGTGCGGGCAATTTGCTTTCTGGGTTCCAGACAGAGGTAGCAGGGGAAGTTACATTGACCTACGAGTACCAGTCGGTGCCAGAACCCACTAGTGTGATCGGTCTTGGTCTGGTAGGACTGGGGCTATTGACACAAACAAAACGGAGTAAGAAGAGTTGA